In Burkholderia sp. NRF60-BP8, a single window of DNA contains:
- the wrbA gene encoding NAD(P)H:quinone oxidoreductase codes for MKDILVLYYSRHGATRDLALAIANGIDSVPGMQARIRTVPPVSAVCEATAPDIPADGPPYAELRDLEECAGLALGSPTRFGNMAASLKYFLDGTTPQWLSGALTGKPASVFTSTGSLHGGQESTLLSMMLPLLHHGMMIVGIPYTESALSTTRTGGTPYGASHVAQHDRAASGGLSADEKALAAALGVRLARAAAALAGARAAEAA; via the coding sequence ATGAAAGACATCCTCGTCCTCTATTACAGCCGTCACGGCGCCACGCGCGATCTCGCGCTCGCGATCGCGAACGGCATCGACAGCGTGCCGGGCATGCAGGCCCGCATCCGCACCGTGCCGCCCGTGTCGGCCGTCTGCGAAGCCACCGCCCCCGACATCCCGGCCGACGGCCCGCCGTACGCGGAACTGCGCGACCTCGAGGAATGCGCGGGCCTCGCGCTCGGCTCGCCGACCCGCTTCGGCAACATGGCCGCGTCGCTCAAGTATTTCCTCGACGGCACGACGCCGCAATGGCTGTCGGGCGCGCTGACCGGCAAGCCCGCGAGCGTGTTCACGTCGACGGGCAGCCTGCACGGCGGCCAGGAATCGACGCTGTTGTCGATGATGCTGCCGCTGCTGCATCACGGGATGATGATCGTCGGGATCCCGTACACCGAATCCGCCCTCAGCACGACGCGTACGGGCGGCACGCCGTACGGCGCGTCGCACGTCGCGCAGCACGACCGCGCGGCGTCCGGCGGGCTGTCGGCGGACGAGAAGGCGCTCGCGGCCGCGCTCGGCGTACGGCTCGCGCGCGCCGCCGCGGCCCTCGCCGGCGCCCGGGCCGCCGAGGCGGCATGA
- a CDS encoding CBS domain-containing protein, with protein MRVSDILKVKGNTLFTVTPDKPLREAVDTMAEHDIGSLVVMEYGDLVGMLTFREIILRLRENGGAIGDVQVRKVMDEPLTCTPETDVNEVRRMMLERHARYMPVLDKKVLMGVISFYDVAKTVVEAQSFENRMLKAYIRDWPESEAEAHKP; from the coding sequence ATGCGCGTCAGCGATATTCTGAAAGTGAAGGGCAACACGCTGTTTACCGTGACGCCCGATAAGCCGCTGCGCGAAGCGGTCGATACGATGGCTGAACACGACATCGGTTCGCTCGTCGTGATGGAGTACGGCGATCTCGTCGGGATGCTGACGTTTCGCGAGATCATCCTGCGCCTGCGCGAAAACGGCGGCGCGATCGGCGACGTGCAGGTGCGCAAGGTGATGGACGAGCCGCTCACGTGCACGCCGGAAACCGACGTCAACGAAGTGCGTCGGATGATGCTCGAGCGTCACGCACGCTACATGCCGGTGCTCGACAAGAAGGTGCTGATGGGCGTCATTTCGTTCTACGACGTCGCGAAGACGGTCGTCGAGGCGCAGAGCTTCGAGAACCGGATGCTGAAGGCGTACATCCGCGACTGGCCGGAATCGGAAGCCGAAGCGCACAAGCCGTGA
- a CDS encoding FAD-binding oxidoreductase — protein MMSSEAFVSACRDAIGADHVLTDPHDTEPFLTDWRRRYKGAACAVLKPANTAEVAALVKLANAHGVALVPQGGNTGLAGGATPDASGSQAVLSVARLNRVRALDPHNNTITVEAGVILADVQARAREGGRLFALSLAAEGSCTIGGNLSTNAGGTAVLRYGNARELCLGLEVVTPQGEIWDGLRGLRKDNTGYDLRDLFIGAEGTLGIITAAVMKLHPLPAAQVTALAALESPHAALDFLALAQRAAGPLLTGFELMSDFCMQLVGKHYPQLRYPFAQTHAQTVLLELSDNESEAHARALFEKLMEEAFEAGLVVDAVVAENLAQSRAFWDLREHIPLAQADEGLNIKHDIAVPISSIARFIDETDAAIQQAAPGARMVTFGHLGDGNLHYNVQMPEGGDAKAFLAAFQAPINRIVYDNVHRHHGTISAEHGIGQLKIDDAQRYKSPVETTLMRTLKTALDPRGLMNPGKVLR, from the coding sequence ATGATGTCCTCCGAAGCTTTCGTTTCCGCGTGCCGCGACGCGATCGGCGCCGACCACGTGCTGACCGATCCGCACGATACCGAACCGTTCCTGACCGACTGGCGCCGCCGCTACAAGGGCGCGGCATGCGCGGTGCTGAAACCCGCGAACACGGCCGAAGTCGCCGCGCTCGTGAAGCTCGCCAACGCGCACGGCGTCGCGCTCGTGCCGCAAGGCGGCAATACGGGCCTCGCCGGCGGCGCGACGCCCGATGCGAGCGGCAGCCAGGCCGTGCTGAGCGTCGCGCGCCTGAACCGCGTGCGCGCACTCGATCCGCACAACAACACGATCACCGTCGAGGCCGGCGTGATCCTCGCCGACGTGCAGGCGCGCGCCCGCGAAGGCGGCCGGCTGTTCGCGCTGAGCCTCGCGGCGGAAGGCAGCTGCACGATCGGCGGCAACCTGTCGACCAATGCGGGCGGCACCGCGGTGCTGCGCTACGGCAATGCGCGCGAGCTGTGCCTCGGGCTCGAGGTCGTGACGCCGCAGGGCGAGATCTGGGACGGGCTGCGCGGACTGCGCAAGGACAACACGGGCTACGACCTGCGCGACCTGTTCATCGGCGCCGAAGGCACGCTCGGCATCATCACGGCGGCGGTGATGAAGCTGCATCCGCTGCCGGCGGCACAGGTCACGGCGCTGGCCGCGCTCGAATCGCCGCATGCGGCGCTCGATTTCCTCGCGCTGGCGCAGCGGGCGGCCGGGCCGCTGTTGACCGGCTTCGAGCTGATGTCGGATTTCTGTATGCAGCTGGTCGGCAAGCACTATCCGCAACTGCGTTACCCGTTCGCGCAGACCCATGCGCAAACGGTGCTGCTGGAGCTGTCCGACAACGAAAGCGAAGCGCATGCGCGCGCGCTGTTCGAGAAGCTGATGGAAGAAGCGTTCGAGGCCGGGCTCGTGGTCGATGCGGTGGTCGCGGAGAACCTCGCGCAATCGCGTGCGTTCTGGGACCTGCGCGAGCACATCCCGCTCGCGCAGGCCGACGAAGGGCTCAACATCAAGCACGACATCGCGGTGCCGATCTCGTCGATCGCCCGCTTCATCGACGAGACCGACGCAGCGATCCAGCAGGCCGCGCCGGGCGCGCGCATGGTGACGTTCGGTCACCTCGGCGACGGCAACCTGCACTACAACGTGCAGATGCCCGAAGGCGGCGATGCGAAGGCGTTCCTCGCCGCATTCCAGGCGCCGATCAACCGGATCGTCTACGACAACGTGCACCGCCACCACGGCACGATCAGCGCGGAGCACGGCATCGGCCAGTTGAAGATCGACGACGCGCAGCGCTACAAGTCGCCGGTCGAAACGACGCTGATGCGCACGCTGAAGACCGCGCTCGATCCGCGCGGCCTGATGAATCCCGGCAAGGTCCTGCGCTGA
- a CDS encoding Mpo1-like protein: MAHTHTEQFASFADFYPYYLNEHQNLTSRRLHFIGSLGVIGCVAMAVATGYWLWLPAAIVCGYGFAWVGHFFFEKNRPATFRHPVYSLMGDWVMFKDICTGKIPL, from the coding sequence ATGGCGCATACGCATACGGAGCAATTCGCCAGCTTCGCTGACTTCTACCCGTATTACCTGAACGAGCACCAGAACCTGACGTCGCGGCGGCTGCACTTCATCGGCTCGCTCGGCGTGATCGGCTGCGTCGCGATGGCGGTCGCGACCGGCTACTGGCTGTGGCTGCCGGCGGCGATCGTCTGCGGCTACGGGTTCGCGTGGGTCGGACACTTCTTCTTCGAGAAGAACCGCCCGGCCACGTTCCGGCACCCCGTCTACAGCCTGATGGGCGACTGGGTGATGTTCAAGGACATTTGCACCGGCAAGATCCCGCTGTAA
- a CDS encoding electron transfer flavoprotein-ubiquinone oxidoreductase encodes MTPASLIEQYGPRESMEYDVVIVGGGPAGLSAAIRLKQLAAEKGTEIGVCVLEKGSEIGAHILSGAVMDPRAITELFPDWKARGAPLDVEVTEDRFLFLSEKSAVTTPNWALPDNFKNHGNYVISLGNVTRWLGAQAEALGVEIFPGFPAAEILYNDDGSVKGVATGNMGVGKDGEPTENFQLGMELHAKYTLFAEGCRGHLGRQLITKFKLDANADPQAYGIGIKELWEIDPAKHKPGLVIHTAGWPLKSDTYGGSFLYHMDNNQVVVGFVVGLGYTNPYLSPFEEFQRYKTHPSIRAFLEGGKRVSYGARAITAGGLLSLPKTVFPGGALIGDDAGFLNASRIKGSHAAIKTGMLAADAAFDAVQAGRQSDELNAYPDAFKQSWLYTELYRARNFKQWMAKGLYLGTLMVGIEQKVMGGNVPWTLHHQHADHEMLKPASQCEPIAYPKPDGKLTFDRLSSVFISNTNHEENQPAHLTLKDASVPVNVNLRTYAGPEARFCPAAVYEFVKNDDGSERLVINAQNCVHCKTCDIKDPTQNIVWVTPEGGGGPNYPNM; translated from the coding sequence ATGACCCCCGCAAGCCTCATCGAGCAATACGGCCCGCGCGAATCGATGGAATACGACGTCGTGATTGTCGGCGGCGGCCCCGCCGGGCTGTCGGCGGCGATCCGGCTCAAGCAGCTGGCCGCCGAGAAAGGCACCGAGATCGGCGTGTGCGTGCTCGAGAAGGGTTCCGAGATCGGCGCGCACATCCTGTCGGGCGCGGTGATGGACCCGCGCGCGATCACCGAGCTGTTCCCCGACTGGAAGGCGCGCGGCGCACCGCTCGATGTCGAGGTCACGGAAGACCGCTTCCTGTTCCTGTCCGAGAAAAGCGCAGTCACGACACCGAACTGGGCGCTGCCGGACAACTTCAAGAACCACGGCAACTACGTGATTTCGCTGGGCAACGTGACCCGCTGGCTTGGGGCACAGGCCGAGGCGCTCGGCGTCGAGATCTTCCCGGGCTTCCCTGCTGCCGAGATTCTGTACAACGACGACGGCTCGGTCAAAGGCGTCGCGACCGGCAACATGGGCGTGGGCAAGGACGGCGAGCCGACCGAGAACTTCCAGCTCGGCATGGAGCTGCACGCGAAGTACACGCTGTTCGCCGAAGGCTGCCGCGGCCATCTCGGCCGCCAGCTGATCACGAAGTTCAAGCTCGACGCGAACGCCGATCCGCAGGCGTACGGGATCGGCATCAAGGAGCTGTGGGAAATCGATCCGGCCAAGCACAAGCCGGGCCTCGTGATCCACACGGCCGGCTGGCCGCTGAAGTCGGATACGTACGGCGGCTCGTTCCTGTATCACATGGACAACAACCAGGTGGTGGTCGGCTTCGTGGTGGGCCTGGGCTACACGAACCCGTACCTGTCGCCGTTCGAGGAATTCCAGCGCTACAAGACGCATCCGTCGATCCGCGCGTTCCTCGAAGGCGGCAAGCGCGTGTCGTACGGCGCGCGCGCGATCACGGCCGGCGGCCTGCTGTCGTTGCCGAAGACGGTGTTCCCGGGCGGCGCGCTGATCGGCGACGACGCGGGCTTCCTGAACGCGTCGCGGATCAAGGGCAGCCACGCGGCGATCAAGACCGGTATGCTCGCAGCCGACGCCGCATTCGACGCGGTGCAGGCCGGCCGCCAGTCGGACGAACTCAACGCGTACCCGGACGCATTCAAGCAATCGTGGCTGTACACGGAGCTGTACCGCGCGCGCAACTTCAAGCAGTGGATGGCCAAGGGCCTGTACCTGGGCACGCTGATGGTCGGCATCGAGCAGAAGGTGATGGGCGGCAACGTGCCGTGGACGCTGCATCACCAGCATGCGGACCACGAGATGCTGAAGCCGGCGTCGCAGTGCGAGCCGATCGCATATCCGAAGCCGGACGGCAAGCTGACGTTCGATCGCCTCTCGTCGGTGTTCATCTCGAACACGAACCACGAGGAGAACCAGCCGGCGCACCTGACGCTGAAGGACGCGAGCGTGCCGGTGAACGTGAACCTGCGCACGTACGCGGGGCCGGAGGCGCGGTTCTGCCCGGCGGCGGTGTACGAGTTCGTGAAGAACGACGACGGCAGCGAGCGGCTCGTGATCAACGCGCAGAACTGCGTGCACTGCAAGACCTGCGACATCAAGGACCCGACGCAGAACATCGTGTGGGTCACGCCGGAAGGCGGCGGCGGGCCGAATTACCCGAACATGTAA
- the aroC gene encoding chorismate synthase, producing MSGNTLGTLFTVTTFGESHGPAIGCVIDGCPPGMGLTEADIQVELDRRKPGTSRHVTQRQEADEVEILSGVFEGVTTGTPIALLIRNTDQRSKDYGNIVETFRPGHADYTYWQKYGIRDYRGGGRSSARLTAPIVGAGAVAKKWLRERFGVEVRGYMSGLGEIDVPFVDWSHVHENPFFSPNAAVVPELEAYMDALRKDGDSIGARIDVVASGVPVGWGEPVFDRLDADIAKAMMSINAVKGVEIGAGFDSVAQRGSVHGDELTPAGFVGNHAGGVLGGISTGQDITVSIAIKPTSSIRTPRRSITKSGEEATVETFGRHDPCVGIRATPIAESMLALVLIDHALRHRAQCGDVETPTPKIAGSAT from the coding sequence ATGTCCGGCAATACCCTCGGCACGCTTTTCACTGTCACGACCTTCGGCGAATCGCACGGTCCCGCGATCGGCTGCGTGATCGACGGCTGCCCGCCGGGGATGGGGCTGACCGAAGCCGACATCCAGGTCGAGCTCGATCGCCGCAAGCCGGGCACGTCGCGGCACGTGACGCAACGGCAGGAGGCCGACGAGGTCGAGATCCTGTCGGGCGTGTTCGAAGGCGTGACGACCGGCACGCCGATCGCGCTGCTGATCCGCAACACCGACCAGCGCAGCAAGGATTACGGCAACATCGTCGAGACGTTCCGTCCCGGCCACGCCGACTACACCTACTGGCAGAAATACGGCATCCGCGACTACCGCGGCGGCGGCCGCTCGTCCGCACGCCTGACCGCGCCGATCGTCGGCGCCGGCGCGGTCGCGAAGAAGTGGCTGCGCGAGCGCTTCGGGGTCGAGGTGCGCGGCTACATGAGCGGCCTCGGCGAAATCGACGTGCCGTTCGTCGACTGGTCGCACGTGCACGAGAACCCGTTCTTCTCGCCGAACGCGGCGGTCGTGCCGGAGCTCGAGGCGTACATGGACGCGCTGCGCAAGGACGGCGATTCGATCGGCGCGCGCATCGACGTCGTCGCGTCGGGCGTGCCGGTCGGCTGGGGCGAACCGGTGTTCGACCGGCTCGACGCCGATATCGCGAAGGCGATGATGAGCATCAACGCGGTGAAGGGCGTCGAGATCGGCGCGGGCTTCGACAGCGTCGCGCAGCGCGGCTCGGTCCACGGCGACGAACTGACGCCGGCCGGCTTCGTCGGCAACCATGCAGGCGGCGTGCTCGGCGGGATTTCGACGGGGCAGGACATCACCGTGTCGATCGCGATCAAGCCGACGTCGAGCATCCGCACGCCGCGCCGCTCGATCACGAAGAGCGGTGAAGAGGCGACGGTCGAAACCTTCGGTCGCCACGATCCGTGCGTCGGCATTCGTGCGACGCCGATCGCCGAATCGATGCTCGCGCTGGTGCTGATCGATCATGCGCTGCGTCACCGCGCGCAGTGCGGCGACGTCGAGACGCCGACGCCGAAGATCGCCGGCAGCGCGACCTGA
- a CDS encoding DUF2069 domain-containing protein — protein MSAPARPAVASRPRHARAAAACLVALIALSLAWELWLAPLRPGGSALMLKAVPLALALPGVWRRNIYTMQWASMLILVYFAEGIVRGMSDRGLSATLGWCETALAVGFFVAALAYVAPFKRAAKKPRTTS, from the coding sequence ATGAGCGCCCCCGCCCGCCCCGCCGTCGCGTCCCGGCCGCGCCATGCGCGGGCCGCCGCCGCGTGTCTCGTCGCGCTGATCGCGCTGTCGCTCGCGTGGGAGCTGTGGCTCGCGCCGTTGCGCCCCGGCGGCTCCGCGCTGATGCTCAAGGCCGTGCCGCTCGCGCTCGCGCTGCCCGGCGTCTGGCGGCGTAACATCTATACGATGCAGTGGGCGAGCATGCTGATCCTCGTCTATTTTGCGGAAGGCATCGTGCGCGGCATGTCCGATCGCGGGCTGTCCGCGACGCTCGGCTGGTGCGAGACCGCGCTGGCCGTCGGCTTCTTCGTGGCGGCGCTGGCTTACGTCGCGCCGTTCAAGCGCGCGGCGAAAAAGCCGCGCACCACGTCCTGA
- a CDS encoding YihY family inner membrane protein, translating into MPKLSVDLVTIKRLAQFAARRSAEDRIPQVAGSLTFTTMLSLVPLLTVAFALFTAFPMFASFQISLQGFLADHLMPAQFNIQIFKYLNQFASKAKGLTTAGLIVLVVTSVMTMMTIESAFNLIWRVRKPRPFAQRVLAYWALITLGPLLFGVSLSISSYLFTQSLAFTGAGPSTSIVEWLLALASLPLTVLAFTLLYVYLPNCAVAWRDAVIGGLFAAIAFELAKRGFGYYVRRIPTYTAVYGAFAALPVFLLWVYLSWFIALLGAMVASALPAIRVGQFHRIHYPGSDLLDALELLARLADARAAGKRGHTAIRLATMLRCDMETAQRLLTTMEEREWVARLDGDGEATPRYILLANPEQLTLAQLFDVLVIDRTELTYQLQRRRSHVDGAALLAVLSSDRFDVTLASLIAAHRLAGAEPAGGAGAAPGVADPHARPPRPA; encoded by the coding sequence TTGCCGAAGTTGAGCGTCGATCTCGTCACCATCAAGCGCCTCGCGCAGTTCGCGGCCCGGCGCAGCGCCGAGGATCGCATCCCGCAAGTGGCGGGCAGCCTGACCTTCACGACGATGCTGTCGCTCGTGCCGCTGCTGACGGTCGCGTTCGCGTTGTTCACCGCGTTCCCGATGTTCGCGTCGTTCCAGATCTCGCTGCAGGGGTTCCTCGCGGATCACCTGATGCCCGCGCAGTTCAACATCCAGATCTTCAAGTACCTGAACCAGTTCGCGTCGAAGGCCAAGGGGCTGACGACGGCCGGCCTGATCGTGCTCGTCGTCACGTCGGTGATGACCATGATGACGATCGAATCGGCGTTCAACCTGATCTGGCGCGTGCGCAAGCCCAGGCCGTTCGCGCAGCGCGTGCTCGCGTACTGGGCGCTGATCACGCTCGGGCCGTTGCTGTTCGGCGTGAGCCTGTCGATCTCGTCGTACCTGTTCACGCAGTCGCTCGCGTTCACCGGCGCGGGGCCGTCCACGTCGATCGTCGAGTGGCTGCTCGCACTTGCGTCGCTGCCGTTGACGGTGCTCGCATTCACGTTGCTGTACGTGTACCTGCCGAACTGCGCGGTCGCATGGCGCGACGCGGTGATCGGCGGCCTGTTCGCGGCCATCGCGTTCGAACTCGCGAAGCGCGGCTTCGGCTACTACGTCCGGCGCATTCCGACCTATACGGCCGTCTATGGCGCGTTCGCGGCGCTGCCGGTGTTCCTGCTGTGGGTGTATTTGAGCTGGTTCATCGCGCTGCTCGGCGCGATGGTCGCGTCGGCGCTGCCCGCGATTCGTGTCGGCCAATTCCACCGCATCCACTATCCGGGCAGCGACCTGCTCGACGCGCTCGAGCTGCTCGCGCGGCTGGCCGACGCGCGCGCGGCCGGCAAGCGCGGCCACACGGCGATCCGGCTCGCGACGATGCTGCGCTGCGACATGGAAACCGCGCAGCGGCTGCTGACGACGATGGAGGAGCGGGAATGGGTGGCGCGGCTCGACGGCGACGGCGAGGCCACGCCGCGCTACATCCTGCTCGCGAACCCGGAACAGTTGACGCTCGCGCAGCTGTTCGACGTGCTGGTGATCGATCGCACGGAGCTGACCTACCAGCTCCAGCGGCGCCGCAGCCACGTCGACGGCGCGGCGCTGCTCGCGGTGCTGTCGAGCGACCGGTTCGACGTGACGCTCGCGTCGCTGATCGCCGCGCACCGGCTCGCGGGCGCGGAGCCGGCCGGCGGCGCCGGTGCGGCGCCGGGCGTGGCCGATCCGCACGCGCGGCCGCCGCGGCCTGCCTGA
- a CDS encoding MFS transporter, translated as MSDHTQATSGRRDERRAHASQFDLLRERRFAPFFTTQFLGALNDNVFKIGFTSLVTYHTARFSGVDAKTAAFLISAIFILPFVLFSATSGQIADKYDKATLTRFVKSFEIVLMVVGAAGFVTHSATLLYLCTFMMGMHSTLFGPVKYSYLPQHLGEHELVGGNGLVEMGTFIAILIGTIIGGAAAGIEGSGERVLAVSVVVIALAGRLVAQRVPSTPAPQPDLVINWNPVSETWRNLGLARQNRTVFLSLLGISWLWFVGATFLTSFFNFAKDVLSASPDVVTILLATFSVGIGLGSLLCERLSQRRVEIGLVPLGSIGISVFAIELYFASHALPSPGHLLSVGEFLAGARHWRILADLFLLAMFGGFYSVPLYALIQSRSAPTHRARIIAANNILNALFMILSAVMAMGLTKAGVDIPGLFLVTALLNVVVATYIYLLVPEFLLRFVAWVLVHTFYRIRLVHAERIPAEGAAVLVCNHVSYVDALVLAAASPRPIRFVMDHRIFKTRFASWVFRHAKAIPIAPRHEDPAMLARAYDLCEAALKDGELVCIFPEGKLTKTGDINTFHHGITEILNRTPAPVIPMALRGLWGSYFSRHTDARMPRPIKRGVMSRLTLAVGEPVPASVATPEALQAAVTELRGARK; from the coding sequence ATGAGCGATCACACGCAAGCCACTTCCGGGCGGCGCGACGAACGGCGCGCGCACGCATCGCAGTTCGACCTGCTGCGCGAGCGTCGCTTCGCGCCGTTCTTCACGACCCAGTTCCTCGGCGCGCTGAACGACAACGTCTTCAAGATCGGCTTCACGTCGCTCGTCACGTATCACACCGCGCGGTTCTCCGGCGTCGATGCGAAGACGGCCGCGTTCCTGATTTCCGCGATCTTCATTTTGCCGTTCGTGCTGTTCTCGGCGACGTCCGGCCAGATCGCCGACAAATACGACAAGGCGACCCTCACGCGCTTCGTGAAGTCCTTCGAGATCGTGCTGATGGTGGTCGGCGCAGCCGGCTTCGTCACGCACAGCGCGACGCTGCTGTATCTGTGCACGTTCATGATGGGGATGCACTCGACGCTGTTCGGGCCCGTCAAGTATTCGTACCTGCCGCAGCATCTCGGCGAACACGAGCTGGTCGGCGGCAACGGCCTCGTCGAGATGGGCACGTTCATCGCGATCCTGATCGGCACGATCATCGGCGGCGCGGCGGCCGGCATCGAAGGCAGCGGCGAGCGCGTGCTCGCGGTGAGCGTCGTCGTCATCGCGCTGGCCGGGCGGCTCGTCGCGCAGCGCGTGCCGTCGACGCCCGCGCCGCAGCCCGACCTCGTGATCAACTGGAACCCGGTCAGCGAGACCTGGCGCAACCTCGGCCTCGCGCGCCAGAACCGCACGGTGTTCCTGAGCCTGCTCGGCATCTCGTGGCTGTGGTTCGTCGGCGCGACGTTCCTCACGTCGTTCTTCAATTTCGCGAAGGACGTGCTGTCCGCGAGCCCCGACGTCGTCACGATCCTGCTCGCGACGTTCTCGGTCGGCATCGGCCTCGGTTCGCTGCTGTGCGAGCGGCTGTCGCAGCGGCGCGTCGAGATCGGCCTCGTGCCGCTCGGCTCGATCGGCATCAGCGTGTTCGCGATCGAGCTGTATTTCGCGAGTCACGCGCTGCCGTCGCCCGGCCATCTGCTGTCGGTCGGCGAATTCCTGGCCGGTGCGCGCCACTGGCGCATCCTGGCCGACCTGTTCCTGCTGGCGATGTTCGGCGGCTTCTACAGCGTGCCGCTGTACGCGCTGATCCAGAGCCGCAGCGCGCCGACGCACCGCGCGCGAATCATCGCCGCGAACAACATCCTGAACGCGCTGTTCATGATCCTGTCGGCCGTGATGGCGATGGGGTTGACCAAGGCCGGTGTCGACATTCCCGGGCTGTTCCTCGTCACCGCGCTGCTGAACGTGGTCGTCGCGACGTATATCTACCTGCTCGTGCCCGAGTTCCTGCTGCGCTTCGTCGCGTGGGTGCTCGTGCATACCTTCTACCGGATCCGCCTCGTGCACGCGGAGCGAATCCCGGCGGAAGGGGCCGCGGTACTCGTGTGCAACCACGTCAGCTACGTCGACGCGCTCGTGCTGGCCGCCGCGAGCCCGCGCCCGATTCGTTTCGTGATGGATCACCGGATCTTCAAGACGCGTTTCGCGAGCTGGGTATTCCGGCATGCGAAGGCGATCCCGATCGCGCCGCGTCACGAGGATCCCGCGATGCTCGCGCGCGCGTACGACCTGTGCGAGGCCGCGCTGAAGGACGGCGAACTCGTGTGCATCTTCCCCGAGGGCAAGCTGACGAAGACGGGCGACATCAACACGTTCCACCACGGCATCACCGAGATCCTGAACCGCACGCCGGCGCCGGTGATCCCGATGGCATTGCGCGGGCTGTGGGGCAGCTATTTTTCGCGGCATACCGATGCGCGGATGCCGCGTCCCATCAAGCGCGGCGTGATGAGCCGGCTGACGCTGGCGGTCGGCGAGCCGGTCCCGGCGTCGGTGGCGACGCCCGAGGCGTTGCAGGCGGCGGTGACGGAGCTGCGCGGCGCGCGGAAGTAG
- a CDS encoding metallophosphoesterase, which translates to MKVRVLSDLHLESNLPDAIPYADADLVVLAGDIHNHAEGLRWAAETFDPAVPVIYVPGNHEYYDGEFGALETAMCDAAHALDNVHYLNNGVYVDPAQRFRVLGTTLWTDFSLFGRDEASVARATDAGLRVMLDFKGLIQVTWPHDAAVHATAEAPERDFAPADAIALHRQGRAWLEAQLAAPFAGRTIVVTHHAPHRRSLAERYAEDLASAGFVTDMAELVRPPVDLWLHGHTHTSFDYVADGGTRVVCNPRGYLHRRTGEWENPAFAWDKVVELD; encoded by the coding sequence GTGAAAGTCCGCGTCCTGTCCGACCTGCATCTCGAAAGCAACCTGCCCGACGCGATCCCGTATGCAGACGCCGATCTCGTCGTGCTGGCCGGCGACATCCACAATCACGCGGAGGGCCTGCGCTGGGCCGCCGAAACGTTCGACCCGGCGGTGCCGGTGATCTACGTACCGGGCAACCACGAGTACTACGACGGGGAATTCGGCGCGCTGGAGACGGCGATGTGCGACGCGGCGCACGCGCTCGACAACGTGCATTACCTGAACAACGGCGTCTACGTCGATCCCGCCCAACGCTTCCGCGTGCTGGGCACGACGCTCTGGACCGATTTTTCGCTGTTCGGCCGGGACGAAGCCAGCGTCGCGCGCGCGACCGACGCCGGCCTGCGCGTGATGCTCGATTTCAAGGGATTGATCCAGGTGACCTGGCCGCACGACGCGGCGGTGCATGCGACGGCAGAGGCGCCGGAACGGGATTTCGCGCCGGCCGACGCGATCGCGCTGCACCGGCAGGGCCGTGCATGGCTGGAAGCGCAGCTGGCGGCGCCGTTCGCGGGCAGGACGATCGTCGTCACCCATCATGCGCCGCACCGCCGCTCGCTGGCGGAACGCTATGCGGAAGATCTGGCGTCGGCGGGGTTCGTCACGGACATGGCCGAACTGGTGCGGCCGCCGGTGGATCTGTGGCTGCACGGCCACACGCATACGTCATTCGACTACGTTGCGGACGGCGGCACGCGCGTGGTGTGCAATCCGCGCGGCTACCTTCACCGGCGCACCGGCGAATGGGAAAACCCCGCGTTCGCGTGGGACAAGGTCGTCGAACTCGACTGA